aaaaTTCTcttccttcccccattcaatgcagatAAGAAACGACGGGACACACCATGACCGATGAGACACACGCTGACCGACGGAACGCCGCCCGATCAGATGGAACGCCTGGTGAGACAAGATGTGGCCTAGgtgtggcccaccactatcgcacaaCTGGGCATGAAAACCGAAGCGTCACCACACGCAAGTAGCTCTCTGCATCCTAGGCAGGACTTGGGAAAACCCAAAATAGGATCTCCATCGAAagagaccatcaggcttcctaagtcgatcaaaTGGCTCAGAAAGACACACCAAGGGACAGATAAGGAGTGAAtgggacaccccatgtgggccatgccgactccatcacgaatgacgagCACGGATCCtgatcggacatttccgactggagctcttcaaatcccgtcactcgagtcaccaaggtaacactactgaccccctctatttctttataaacatTTCATACATGCATACGTGCATTCATTCTATACGCCCGTGCCTCCAAGACCACCTGgaggctcgagaactaagcatcgcacgtgcaacaaaatgcatcacaacactccgtgttgcgtcacgaagtggtagttgcctcattcgacatgagtaaCAATAGAGCCAGTGGAGAAAAATGctgatgagccccgtgcggccctcgcccagtctagcagacagggtcatcttaaccttctcattcgatcctgaatCTCTtgctaagcccatagaatctccatcgagggaaggccgTTAGGCCATccgggtcggtctccgaaatGATCCAGATATCTATTGGGTTGCAGGTATAGGAggagtggaatgtcataagagggctatgccgaccccatcatgaacgacgaatctagattccactcgatcatacccattagcgaactcaccgagcgcgtcactcaagcccgagcgatctagacaagcgacaaaactcagcccttccagttgtgagaaaccaaggacgAGGTAACGCACacaaactcacaccgaccccccactaaggcccaacagggctcaggggctcaagacacaaaaatgcctaggtctgtgaccccaaactcacctCATCTGGCTACGCTCCGACTGCATTCCAAACACTtgggtctacgaccctgaactcgccccatccagctacgctacgactgcactccaaacacctaggtctacgaccccaaacttgccccagccggctacgcttcgactacacTCCAAAAATACATGGGTCTGCGTCcacgaactcgccccatccggctacgctttgactgcgctccaaaacacctgggtctgcgatcccgaactcgccccatcaggatctatGAGCTCTGGCTCACCCAATCCCTACGCGGGccgcaccgaggccaggatccatgactccgactcgctcgatcccatagcGCGCATCCACGCTAGGATCCACGaagtccatctcacccgacccctaaaACGACTAACCGCCTTGGCTGCACAATGATGCCTTGGTTAAACAAACTTCATCTTGACTAAAAAAACATGCACGCACGACCACTGACAAACActccccagatgattctacctgaatcacctaggggcttgggggctacacccgctggtgcactcgcgcgcacccgctgataaaacaaaaacctcccccgctaaCAACACAAAAAACCCTCAGACGGTTCTGCCCAAACCGCCTAGggactcaggggctacacctgcgggtgcactcacgcgcacccactATTGAGGCAAAAATCTcctagacgattctgcctgaattgccagagggctcgggggctcttgtcgggttcataaacctggagtCCCTCGCGGACCGTCTTTCCcataaaggctcggcccaagctgacaacgcacaactcatgggccagcccaagagtctaaacaataggccagaagggcggtccagtcatcgattagaaggtctggccgaggaggagcagtGCTCGCTtatcgactctggcccacctctccgatcaaAGCGCTCACTTCGGACTCCAACCGCCTTCGGACAGTCTCTCTGACCAAAAGacctggcaaagcactacctctgaCTCTAACCCCTCATCTCCGAccagggtatgcaaagaccctgctcactgctcttttcCGACTgacgcaaccagagccgactaggaccaaccgaccggggacgtccaCCCGGAAAGAACCAGTGAATAaacggagaaaagcaaggcaagacgcacaagtcaaaccacaatactagGGACTGCACCCTGTACACATGCAGGAATAATTCTCTGCAACCACCCTGacataaacagtgttgtaggcaccgatatttttcctacagtattatgggcgccatcaactcctatACGATGAAGCCCCCCACATGCCTTCTAGGcgccaacagtgttgtgggcgtcagaATTTATTGTACctagtgaacatggtgaaactcctcacatgtctctaggcatcaacagtttatgcaggtaccgacatctgccatacccaaaacaagacgacataacctcccacatgcatccaacATCCAAAAGTGTTGCGGACGCCTACCCTCATCCTATATCtgccgacgtgggcaacaagatttagaagcatacatactctctctctctctctcacttgtaaagccactcccttcatctataaaaggggatacgctctctcccaagagactcagcTAATCCAGATCGattaagttcactagctcacagcCATAGAACtgccaggttcgaacctcaagcacacgcttgaacacttagctcataggaGAGCTTCTGTCGCTCTCTGCCCTTCCGACCAGATCTCTTGTGCACCCCATCTttttccttctcgtttgtaaccccactgtaaacttcgagTACCTAGgcccaggaataaagtcaccgaccgacttaaactggacatagggcacgttgcctgaactagtataaaccctgtgtcattgagtgctaggccacctccgatcataacgtacgacaaaactacaaatatttatttattggtcactttctgcaccgacacaaatTCTCTTAGAATCGATTGTCCTGTTTTGCTGCACTACTTcagtagtacttttcagcgaatgaATATTATTTTACTTTTACAACAaattagcataagccaaattttagcgaaCAGGCCCATAACTTTTTCGAGGATGGAAAATCTATGGGGACATCATTTAAATAACATATTTAGTTATTCATAGAGGGGTTTTCATCTCTGGATGTGTCTTTCTCTTGCTTTCAAATTATTCCCtgccaaaaaaatcaaagcgatttagggcagtcccaatgctagaaactacgtatagtttctatacctattaatttttATAGACACTATGTATAGAAACCATGGTTCCAATGGATAATTTCTACAGAACaactttttatccaatcacatacactctctctccattcgctaccaatcacatcccttcgtgtcttggttctcgtgtagacatggtttctaacttagacccggtttctatgatttttgttctctctcttcaataactatcttgccacatcagcaaaatgctTAGGTGGCAGTACAATTAATACCCATAGAAACTATAATGGtttctgcattgggagtgcccttataatttagaatggagggagtacgtaTTAGTAAAATTTGTTAGGACTCTCCTCAAGGAATTAAAGTCACCATAGCATACATAAGTTTCGAGACAACCTAAGTAAAGTCATCTTCTGTGTTTTATCATTTTTACATAATTGAAAGGTGGTGCTTAGGGCAAGGCAAAGGATGTGAAAAAAGTCAGCAAAATCATGGAGATCGTCTTAGAGCGATTGAGGACTTTAAACCTCCAATTGTTATAACCTCAAACATTAGCGAGATTTGAGTTATTACAGATCTTGTTAATCCTTTCATGGGTGTCCTGTGAGCTCttctgtgattttttttttcataaaaCAGTGACGTTGCTTTCTTAAAAGCAGAGGAtacattaaaaaaaaaaactactgttACTACATTCGGTTGGTAACCGGATAACTCTACCATGGATATACTCCTCCCAACCCAcagccgtaaacgatcgtggattatttactgctggctgattttgtgtgagagaaaaatactattcttaaCTAGAAATTTACTATCGTTTACGAACAAGTGAACAGGCTGCCAGGTGATCTGTTTGTCCATAGCAAACTGCCACGTACCAAAACCTTTTGTGGAGCAGCGTTCTACCGTGTGAGCATAGCAATTTCACCCATCATATAAGGGGTCATCACTCCTCGCAACCCCACAAACCCCAAATCTTCAGCCCCACATTAACAAATCACGCAAAGATTCCTCTGCCATCATCACCAGAATTTAgggcctccttcttcctccccgagcccccCTCTCTTCCCCCCTTTTTCCCCACTAGCCCACACCCACAACCAACAAAATTTCACTCCTCCACCACGCACCTGACTCACGGTCGCAGTCTCACACCCCCCGCTGCTTTGACTTTGACTGCCCCTCTTCCCCCATCCTCACTCCCCCTACTCCACTCTAAACCCTGCGCTAAACCTTGGCAAGGGTAGGGGTAGGGTACGTTCGCTATCGATGGGGAACTGCGCCGCCTCCCGccttgccggcggcggcggcgacggcgaggaccCCGTGGCTGTGTGCCGCGACCGGAAGCGCCTCATCAAGGCGGCGGCCGAGCGCCGGTTCGCGCTGGGCGGCGCGCACGCCGCTTACGCGGCGGCGCTCCGTTCCGTTGCCGACGCACTCGACGTCTTCGTCGCGCGCCACACCGCGCCGGCGCCGATCCTCATCACGCTCCCCACCCCCAGCAGCTCGCCCCCGGGTTCCCCCAAGCCAGCGCAGGTTCAAGTGCAGGGGCTTCCCTCTCCCGCCACGCCGCCGCCTCCGCAGCAGGAGGAGGGGGCCGAGGAGGAGGCGCCGGCATCACCGGCCACCGCGGAAGATGGGGGCGGCGGCGTGCAGACGCTGGAGATGGGTTGCCCGTACTACTGCCCATCCCCGGCGACGCCGCCCCCGCCCCCTGCGGCATCGGCGGTCGGCGGGTGGGACTTCTTTAACCCGTTCTACGGGACGGAAGAGGTGGCCACGGCCATCAGCGACGAGGAGATGCGAGCGGTGAGGGAGCGAGAGGGCATCCCCGAACTGGAggaggcagaggaggaagaggagggggcgaAGGCGGTGGAAACCAAGCCCCCAAAGGCAGAGGCCTCTCTTGGAGTCTTAACGCCCCAAGAAGAGGCTAAAGATGTGTGCGAGATGGCGGCGAACAACGGCGGGCTGGAGGTGGCCGTGGCGCCGCAGGGGCGCGAGCTGCTCGCGGCGCtcaaggaggtggaggagctcttCGCGGCCGCCGCCGAGGCAGGCAAGGAGGTGTCTGGCATGCTCGAAGCCGCCACGCGCGTCCCCGAGCTCAAAGGTCCAGCCTTTACCGCGCTCCATTCCTTTGCTTTTCCTCCAGCGATTTGGCACTCTCGTTGTAGCTTGCTCGATCTATGCTACAAACATGGTGCCGCAATGGTCAAATCCCTTTTGCTGTTTCTGGAAATCGCAGTAAAGCTGCGAGTTTTGAGTCGTTTGGACAAATATGTTATCCAAGGAAGCCCTTTTGTTATTCCTAGTTGGGTGAAACCTTTTTATTATATACTCACGAGTCCGGATGGCATGGAATGAGATTACTGTTCTTATTTTAGGACCCCCTGCACCTCTGGAGTTTAGACAGACCGTATGTCTTTTAAAAGTGCCTTCAAATATTCCTGGCTGATGTAATAGCCGTCCAGTGTCAATTTGTTATCATCTCTTCTGCTTTGCAGTCATTTCATGGGTCATTTTGCATAGCTAGTTCGATGCTAGTATTTGCTGTGCTCCATTGCAAAAGCGATCCTTTTGGGCTGCAAAAGGCTAAAGCTGTGCTGCTTGATCACGAGCATCATGAGTCTGTACTGTTGCGAAGATAGAACAATAGTAGGAGTGTAAAAAGCTCTTGGAGTCTTGGTTTTGTTGGTACCGGCAATCCATGTCCATAGTTACCACTTTATCAGTTGATAGTATATTTCTAATGCCTTCGAATAATCATATTAACTCTACAATTTGTATCCTGGTGCAGAAAATTCATCAAAAATAATTCATGCCATCACATGGCATCGGTCTCCGTCATCCGTATCCTCATCGTACAGGAGCGAGCTGGGAGCAAGCTCAAATAGTTTGTCATGGACAGACAAGAGTGAAACTAAGAGTGATATATTCGAAGACTATGGTGGAATGAAGTCAGGAAGTCATTCACAGACTTTGGGGAGACTGTATGCTTGGGAGAAGAAACTTTATGAAGAAGTCAAGGTGGGTTTTGTTCATTGTTCTTGAATTTTCACAAGTTCTTGGTCACTGCATATGTTGGACTCCTTTGACAATTGATTTGGTAGCATAATTATTGGAATGCCATTATTCTCTGAATGAGTAGCCACACCTCTTTCGACCTGTCCAGCTACTGATTGTTTGAGCCAGGGGATATGTTATGTGATGTCTCCTTATAGAAACCCATATTGATCTGATATTTTCTGAAATTGAGAGCACATGCTTTATTTTCTCAATACTTCATGAGTAGTATGTGTTTCTTATGACCATTTATAACTTGATCTTTTCCCTCACTGCGGAGCAGTCATCCTAGGGTGGTCCAACAAGCTAATCTGTTGTCCTGTCTGGTATTGATTTCTTGTACATCTGTGTTGACACAATTTGAGCTCAATCCTGTGCAGGCTATAGATCAAATCCGACAAACCTATGAGAAGAAATGTGTTCAGCTGAGGAACCAAGATGCCAAAGGTTCAGAGCTGCGTTGTGCTGAAAAAACTAGGACAACTGTTAGAGACTTGTACACAAGAATCTGGGTTTCTCTACGGGCGGCAGAATCTATATCTGATAGAATACAAAAGTTACGGGATGAGGAACTGCAGCCACAACTCGTTGAGCTGTTGCAGGGGTAAGCTATCCTCCGTTTATGTATAGGACCTGTTGTGTAATTTTCATCATTTCAATTGGCACTGATGAATTGGCTGCCCTTTTGCAGCTTTACAAAATCTTGGAAAATAATGGTTGACTCACATGAAACCCAGAGGCAGATTATGTTTGAGGTGAATTCATTTACATGTCCTGCTTATGGCAAATTCTGTAACGATGCACAGCGTCATGCAACTCTGAAGTTGGAGGTTGAACTGAGGAATTGGAGATCCTGCTTTATTAGCTATTTCAATGCTCAGAAAGCATATATCGAAGCTCTTGATGGCTGGTTATCGAAGTTTATTCTGACCGATACTATCCGGTACTCCCGAGGAATCTCATCAATTGCTCCAGATAGAGCTGGTGCCCCAACTCTAGTTGTGATTTGCCATGACTGGTACACTACAATGTCCAAGTTTCCAAACAAGCGGGTCGCCTTCACCATGAGGAATTTTCTCAGAAGTGTGAGAGTGCTATGGCTGAAGCAAGGGGAAGAGCAACAGCAGAAAAGAAAGGTGGACAGCCTGGCAAAAGAGTTGGACAAGAAGGTAACTGCCTACAAAAGAGCAGAGAACAGGATCATTGGCACCAAGCTTCTGGAGCATAAGCCTGAGATAGATGCCAAGCAGCGCATGGAACACTTGTCGGAGAAGAAAGAGATGCTCAACGTCCTGAGGAAGAGGATTGAGACAGAGAAAGCGAAGCATCACACCTGTATGCGGGATACACACGATGTCACTCTCAACGGGTTTAAGATCGGCCTAGCCAGCATCTTCGAATCGATGGCTGAGTTCTCGAAGGATTCGGTGAAGCTCTACGAAGACCTAGCACGAACCCATGACAAAGATTCAGAGAAGGCTGCTACTGATAAACGGCCCTGCGTCGGTGGGCCATACTCGCACATAGCGGTGGATGACATGAGTAACAGTGATCTCCATGTTAGGACCTCCTAGCTAGTTGCATTGCCCCAGTTTTTGGGCCCCTAGAATCTCTGTCTGATTTTAGCCTGTAGAGAGTACCATGTTTGGTTGGTTGGTTGCTTAATGTAGGGTCATTCTTGTGGGCAACTTATGCTTGTAATTATTCTTTTAGCTTGATATCGGTGGGGATTCGCTCTATCTTGGTGCTGCTCTTTCCATGTGATGCCGTTTACCCTGTCAGGTGCCCGGCCATCGCCATGTGCCAATGCGCACCGGGCTGAAAATTCACTGCGCACTGCATTTGTTAACCAATGGGAAAATGTTACAAAACGCCCATCTGATCATCTGATGAGCTACAGAAAATTCACGCTGCCAGTGTGCATACTTCCGTAAGCAGGAACGGTTGTCGGCTTGTCGCTTGCCAGCTCTTAGGGGAGGCTATCGTTGAGTTGGACACTGTCATGCAGAGAGGAACGGACGGCCTAGACCGCGCGCCTGCACAAGGGGCAGGAGGCGTGCCGGAGCAGCCAGCCGTCGATGCACGGCAGGTGGAACGTGTGGCGGCACACCGGCAGGCTCCTAGCGCTCTCGCCGGCTTCGAACTCCTGCGGAGGCAAAGATCGTCAAAAGAGACACAAGCACACTGGCTGCGGCCTGCAATCGTGTCGAGATATCTGCAACGCACCAACGGATGGCAGTATTCTATCAGCAGAAACACAGTACCTGGAGGCAAACCGAGCAGGCGATGAGCTCGCCGCTGGCGTCGACGTTGCTGCGCTCGGTGAACCTCACCACGGGGAGCGCGTCGATGGCGACCCTCGCCATGCCGTTGGTGCCGCCCGTGCCGAAGATGTCTGCGTGGTCTCCATGCAAGACCGGTGCCTCCGCTGCACTCATCTGCAGGAACCGACGGAGTGCCATGGAAGTGTAGGTGTGAATTGTGAATTTGTGATAGTGGTGCGCGAGCGGTGAGGCCACACGCAGTGTCATGCGCACGCACCTGGCTCTCGACGGCGTTGAGCACGGCGGGGTCCACCTTCTCGCGCACGAGGCGGCCGCTCAGCAAGCTCCAGATCACATCGAGCTACAAACCAAGAGACCAAGGAAGCGTGCGTCAGTACGGGAGGCAGGCGACCGGCCGGCGAATACGTCTTTGAAACTGGGCGCCGGCCGTCGCAGGCCGCAAAGCGAGAGCGGGCACCGACCACGTAGACGACGCTCCAGATGGCCGGCTCGTCGGAGCGCCACAACGCGAGGGACGAGTCGACGACCTCCATGGACACTAGCGCGCCCGTGATGCCGCCGACGCCCGTGCCGCGCAGCACGCCCGTCTCCGTGGCCAGCCCGATCAGCCCGCCGGTGATCGCGCCGAGGACCGTGCCCACTGCCAGTGCCAGCATCGGTCGACGAATGAATCAGCTAAAGCTCAGACGTCGAACGTAGTTTCGCTAACCGACTGACTGACCTGTCGCGAAGACGCAGGTGACGAGGCCGCGGGCGAGGCTCTCGGCGCCCCGGGCGGCCAATGAGCACACGACGGCGCGCGCCCCGGCCGCGGAGAAAGCAGGAGCAGGATGGAACTGGGAGTCGGTGGACGTCGTGTCCGTATCCATGCTTgcgcgatcgatcgatcgatcgacctCGGGGACCGGAATGGGTGTGGTGAGAAATTTGATGGACGCGGAGGAGGAGACGTGCAATCTGTCGTCGACGACGACCCTAAAAGggagggtggtggtggcggagttCGCAAGGTTAGGTCGGAAAATCTCCCATCCCCTGTTTGTTGACGCAGACGTGTGCGTGCGGGTATTTGACTGCGGCGAGGTGTAGGCCAGGGTAGGCGCGCTCCGCCACGTCCGCCGTGCGCCAATAGCGCACGCACGAGGCATGGCGTCATGGCGCCCGCCGGCGCAACTGCGAGAGCCTAGTATCTTCGTTCTTGTCCGGTGTCGGCACGAGGAATTGGTGCGTGGTCTATCAGCTataaatcagcatcagcagcCGACTTGCCGTAGAAAATATCCGAACAGCTCCGGACCGGGCCATCGCCAGAGTCGATCTCCAATGGAAAAGGGCCGGCAGGTGGTTGGCGTTACGAAACGAAACGATGGTGGTGGCTTGTCTCTGTTGCGTCTCATCCTTCGGCCACTCGCTCTGTACCCGAAAGGAATCGGCTACTCCCTTGTGCTCCCTCCGTACTTGGTTCTTCGGGTGCGTGCGTGGCTGGTCGTGGTTGGTTGTTCGGGTGCGTGCCGGCTGCGGAAACTTGTGTGCTGCAATGTTCAATCCCTGTGGGCTACAGGTGAACGGTAACGGAACGAATGTACGAAACCGTCATCTAGAAGACGCTAGTACGTGGCCGGAGAAATGGACCGGTTGTTTTCTTTGTGACAGGCAACCGCGCGTAGAGTACAAAAGTAGAAAGATATATTGTCCATTTGTCATACTGATTGATTAGTTTAATCAATTCTCGAGTCATGCGGTTCGGCGTGTTATTACCGGATACGGGCCTCGTCGCCAAAGGGCTTGTTTGGCACATTTTTTTTAAACAGCTTTACAAACAGCTTTTTTTTAAAGTAAAACTGAGCTGTTTTAGAAAAAAGTGCTTAACAAAATAACTCCACCGACAGCTCACGAGAGAAAGAGCTAGGATAAGTTACTATTTTCAGCTTCATCCCCACTCATGTCTTTACGGGAAGAGTAGAAAAACAGCTTTGATCCATGAAACTGTTTTTTTGAAAATGGGTGTTCGAAAAAAAGTCACAGCTTCATGTGCCAAACAGACCTTAGTACGTATGGTGACCGATGTGGTAAGGCCTCTCTGTTCGGCTGGTCTATAAGCCGCTTGTGCTGATTTATACGACTGATTTATtaagagagaaaaatactgtaccatggctgataagccggcttataACGGCAGCCGAACAGAGCATCTGGCTTCAGTACAACCGTACATGAGTAGTATCTGGGAACAAATTATGGGAGCTCTACCCTATATTTCAGGTGCATGATTTTTCATACGATTGAATTGCAGACAATGAATTACTATCTACTGTAGCTACTACATCAAACAGCCGCAGCCAAATAAGTTACTGCGAGCCAATGTATATGTCAAATAAGTAGTATCTGGGAACAATGATTTTTATAGTCAAACAATAACAAAACTATATGTTGAATGAACAACAATTTCATAGCGGAGATGCTCCATATAATCGAATTAGTTGAGTAGAGCTGGAAAACTAGAACGGAACAGTCCCAACAGGCCTCTATAACCTATTATAAACGTCACTTTAACAGTACCTAAAGTGCTATGCATTATAAGCTTTTTTTCCCCCTTATATACAAATAATACAATCCTGCAAGGGGCCGTGGCACCGGTCCATGTGCATAAGAGGGCCTTGTTTTCTAATCTCGGGCCGCTGGGATGCTTAGAATGCGGGCTATCAGGTTAGACACTGGGCCAGGCACCTTGCACGCAGATTTGGGCTGGGAAAAGCTTTGGTCCCTTCTGTCGCCGTATTTTCTAGAGATACACTGGAAAAAATGCATCTTCTTTATATGGTTGTTTTTTTAAACTTACCTGTATGGTCCAAAacgaattttttttctttctatggTCTTCCGTCCGTTTTTGGCACTTGACGGTGTTAAGTAAGGGTAAAATGACCATTTTACTCCTGGCGAAAAAAATAAAATGCGGTGTCTGCTGTATATTTGAAGTAATATCACGCAAATAAGTTCACATATAACAGTGCATAATAAGAAATATAATCAAGTACACAAATACATTGCAATAAAATGAGCTTATCAAATGCATAAAAAATTGCACAAATGCATTGCAATTGACCATAGTTGACACATAAATGGACGACGTCAGCCTTGAGCGTCTCCTGCATGCACCGATGGATCATGGACGTTGCGCAATGCACGTAAGACTCGATCTAATTAACTGCATGCAGACACGTACGAGCAGCCAGTTGGTGCTTGACTTGACTAGCAACTACCGATGGAGATGGAGTGCAATGCAACTGGCCGCATCACTTGCCTGCAGCTGGAAGGTCAAGGTGGAGGCGTTGCAGCGGCCGCGCTGGAACTGTACGGAGCCGATGTAGTACGTCCCCGGAGACAGCACCATCGTCACCGCGCGCGCCGGCGGACCCGCACGCCGCCTTCCTCGCCGTCATCAGAGGCTGCATGCAATGACATTCGATTGTTCAGAGATTATCAGAGTCAGCACAGGTCAGGGATATTATGCATGCAAGCTACTCCTATGCAGAGCTAGCGCGACGAGGAAAGGCAACGCAACGCGGACAAGCGAACGGTCGGCGTCGGCAAGGTCGACGTACGTCCGCCGACGGCATCGGCGCCGGCCTCACCCCAGCGTCCGCCACCACGAGGCCCCCGCGCGCTGCACTAGCCGGGCGAAGGCGCTTCCCCCACGGCGGCCAGCGATGGGAGTGGTGCCGGGCGGAGGTGGATCCGGCGGATCCGGGGCCGGAGATCCCGGCGGCGGCGCCCTCCCCattctctcttcttttttctctttCACCCGCTCGGTCTGGAAGTCTCGATTTCCGCCCGCTCGATCGGACGTGGCACAGGCAGAAAGAGCATAAGGGTAATTTAGATATTTCGCGTATCTATGAGTGGAAAAGCTAACAGAATACCATAATTGTTTTGAGACCATGTAAGTTAAAAAAAAAAGTCATAAAAAAGATGTATTTTTTCAGAGCCATACAAGTAAATATCTCTATTTTCTATCTCAcaggttttttcttttcttcattcaAGAGAGATCTGATGTGTTTCTGTCGTGTAATCTTGGAACAATAAATAGTAATCTCTCGAAACGGGAAGTGATGAAAGTGTGAAACGTAGGATTTACGTACGAAGCACTACTACGAGCCCGTTCGGCTGGCTTTAagccggctggctggctggttctGGCCCTCACGAAATCACTGTTTATGTTCTatcgaaataatatttttctctcacaacaatcaaccagaataatatttttcagtcCTATGAATCAGGCTTACATTGTTGAGGGTTTTCACCTTTTGCCGTTGTCTTTTTTCAGCAGGAGTAATCAGGCGCCGTCGA
Above is a genomic segment from Miscanthus floridulus cultivar M001 chromosome 3, ASM1932011v1, whole genome shotgun sequence containing:
- the LOC136546670 gene encoding protein ALTERED PHOSPHATE STARVATION RESPONSE 1-like — translated: MGNCAASRLAGGGGDGEDPVAVCRDRKRLIKAAAERRFALGGAHAAYAAALRSVADALDVFVARHTAPAPILITLPTPSSSPPGSPKPAQVQVQGLPSPATPPPPQQEEGAEEEAPASPATAEDGGGGVQTLEMGCPYYCPSPATPPPPPAASAVGGWDFFNPFYGTEEVATAISDEEMRAVREREGIPELEEAEEEEEGAKAVETKPPKAEASLGVLTPQEEAKDVCEMAANNGGLEVAVAPQGRELLAALKEVEELFAAAAEAGKEVSGMLEAATRVPELKENSSKIIHAITWHRSPSSVSSSYRSELGASSNSLSWTDKSETKSDIFEDYGGMKSGSHSQTLGRLYAWEKKLYEEVKAIDQIRQTYEKKCVQLRNQDAKGSELRCAEKTRTTVRDLYTRIWVSLRAAESISDRIQKLRDEELQPQLVELLQGFTKSWKIMVDSHETQRQIMFEVNSFTCPAYGKFCNDAQRHATLKLEVELRNWRSCFISYFNAQKAYIEALDGWLSKFILTDTIRYSRGISSIAPDRAGAPTLVVICHDWYTTMSKFPNKRVAFTMRNFLRSVRVLWLKQGEEQQQKRKVDSLAKELDKKVTAYKRAENRIIGTKLLEHKPEIDAKQRMEHLSEKKEMLNVLRKRIETEKAKHHTCMRDTHDVTLNGFKIGLASIFESMAEFSKDSVKLYEDLARTHDKDSEKAATDKRPCVGGPYSHIAVDDMSNSDLHVRTS
- the LOC136546671 gene encoding NEP1-interacting protein-like 1, giving the protein MDTDTTSTDSQFHPAPAFSAAGARAVVCSLAARGAESLARGLVTCVFATVGTVLGAITGGLIGLATETGVLRGTGVGGITGALVSMEVVDSSLALWRSDEPAIWSVVYVLDVIWSLLSGRLVREKVDPAVLNAVESQMSAAEAPVLHGDHADIFGTGGTNGMARVAIDALPVVRFTERSNVDASGELIACSVCLQEFEAGESARSLPVCRHTFHLPCIDGWLLRHASCPLCRRAV